One Carassius auratus strain Wakin chromosome 44, ASM336829v1, whole genome shotgun sequence genomic window carries:
- the LOC113062345 gene encoding probable ATP-dependent RNA helicase DDX6 isoform X1 → MTTKMENTGPAFIGLNTHNRHLIGQPKGPSQSGKEPMGTPKPAIATQEGPGIRFGDDWKKSLLLPAKDNRFKTSDVTATKGNEFEDYCLKRELLMGIFEMGWEKPSPIQEESIPIALSGRDILARAKNGTGKSGAYLIPLLERIDIKKDHIQAIVIVPTRELALQVSQISIQISKHLGGVKVMATTGGTNLRDDIMRLDEEVHVVIATPGRILDLIKKGIAKVNKVQMMVMDEADKLLSQDFVVIIEDIISFLSKNRQILLYSATFPISVQKFMAKHLQKPYEINLMEELTLKGITQYYAYVTEKQKVHCLNTLFSRLQINQSIIFCNSTQRVELLAKKITQLGCSCFYIHAKMMQEYRNRVFHDFRNGLCRNLVCTDLFTRGIDIQAVNVVINFDFPKNAETYLHRIGRSGRFGHLGLAINLITAEDRFNLKTIEDQLMTEITPIPGSIDKSLYVAEFHSVNPDCEAETSHPGGGSEAH, encoded by the exons atgacaacaaAGATGGAGAATACTGGGCCTGCTTTCATTGGGTTAAACACACACAATAGGCATCTTATAGGACAGCCTAAAGGCCCCTCTCAGTCTGGAAAGGAGCCCATGGGGACCCCAAAACCAGCCATTGCAACTCAGGAAGGACCTGGAATCAG GTTTGGTGATGACTGGAAAAAAAGCCTACTGCTCCCGGCTAAGGACAATAGATTCAAAACTTCT GATGTGACTGCAACCAAAGGGAATGAGTTTGAGGACTACTGTCTAAAGAGAGAGCTGCTGATGGGCATTTTTGAGATGGGCTGGGAAAAGCCCTCCCCCATTCAG gaagagaGTATTCCTATTGCCCTTTCTGGCCGCGATATACTGGCTCGTGCCAAAAACGGGACTGGAAAGAGTGGTGCATACCTTATCCCCCTTCTGGAGCGAATTGACATAAAAAAGGATCATATCCAGG CCATTGTGATAGTTCCCACTCGTGAACTGGCTCTGCAGGTCAGTCAGATCAGTATTCAGATCAGCAAGCACCTGGGTGGTGTCAAGGTCATGGCAACCACAGGAGGGACCAACCTACGAGATGATATCATGCGCCTGGATGAGGAGG TTCATGTGGTTATAGCAACACCTGGCAGAATCTTGGACTTGATAAAAAAGGGCATAGCCAAAGTGAATAAAGTTCAGATGATGGTCATGGATGAG GCTGATAAGCTACTCTCTCAGGACTTTGTGGTTATTATTGAGGACATCATTAGTTTCCTTTCAAAGAACAGACAGATTCTGCTCTATTCAGCCACATTCCCCATCAGTGTACAGAAGTTCATG GCAAAGCACCTGCAGAAGCCCTATGAGATTAATCTGATGGAGGAACTGACCCTGAAAGGCATCACGCAGTACTATGCTTAcgtcacagaaaaacagaaagtcCACTGCCTCAACACATTGTTCTCCAGG TTGCAGATAAATCAGTCCATCATCTTTTGTAACTCTACTCAGCGAGTGGAGCTCTTGGCCAAGAAGATCACGCAGCTGGGCTGCTCCTGCTTTTACATTCATGCTAAGATGATGCAG GAATACAGAAACCGGGTTTTCCACGACTTCAGAAATGGGCTCTGCAGAAACCTTGTTTGCacag ATTTATTCACTAGAGGCATCGACATCCAGGCAGTAAATGTGGTCATCAACTTTGACTTCCCCAAGAATGCAGAAACATATCTGCATCGCATCGGACGCTCAG GAAGGTTTGGACATCTGGGTTTGGCAATCAATCTCATTACCGCTGAGGATCGTTTTAACCTGAAGACCATTGAGGACCAGCTGATGACCGAGATAACGCCCATTCCCGGGAGCATCGATAAGAGCCTGTATGTGGCAGAGTTTCACTCGGTGAACCCTGACTGTGAGGCAGAGACATCTCACCCTGGAGGAGGCTCTGAAGCACATTAG
- the LOC113062345 gene encoding probable ATP-dependent RNA helicase ddx6 isoform X2 encodes MMHLIGQPKGPSQSGKEPMGTPKPAIATQEGPGIRFGDDWKKSLLLPAKDNRFKTSDVTATKGNEFEDYCLKRELLMGIFEMGWEKPSPIQEESIPIALSGRDILARAKNGTGKSGAYLIPLLERIDIKKDHIQAIVIVPTRELALQVSQISIQISKHLGGVKVMATTGGTNLRDDIMRLDEEVHVVIATPGRILDLIKKGIAKVNKVQMMVMDEADKLLSQDFVVIIEDIISFLSKNRQILLYSATFPISVQKFMAKHLQKPYEINLMEELTLKGITQYYAYVTEKQKVHCLNTLFSRLQINQSIIFCNSTQRVELLAKKITQLGCSCFYIHAKMMQEYRNRVFHDFRNGLCRNLVCTDLFTRGIDIQAVNVVINFDFPKNAETYLHRIGRSGRFGHLGLAINLITAEDRFNLKTIEDQLMTEITPIPGSIDKSLYVAEFHSVNPDCEAETSHPGGGSEAH; translated from the exons ATGAT GCATCTTATAGGACAGCCTAAAGGCCCCTCTCAGTCTGGAAAGGAGCCCATGGGGACCCCAAAACCAGCCATTGCAACTCAGGAAGGACCTGGAATCAG GTTTGGTGATGACTGGAAAAAAAGCCTACTGCTCCCGGCTAAGGACAATAGATTCAAAACTTCT GATGTGACTGCAACCAAAGGGAATGAGTTTGAGGACTACTGTCTAAAGAGAGAGCTGCTGATGGGCATTTTTGAGATGGGCTGGGAAAAGCCCTCCCCCATTCAG gaagagaGTATTCCTATTGCCCTTTCTGGCCGCGATATACTGGCTCGTGCCAAAAACGGGACTGGAAAGAGTGGTGCATACCTTATCCCCCTTCTGGAGCGAATTGACATAAAAAAGGATCATATCCAGG CCATTGTGATAGTTCCCACTCGTGAACTGGCTCTGCAGGTCAGTCAGATCAGTATTCAGATCAGCAAGCACCTGGGTGGTGTCAAGGTCATGGCAACCACAGGAGGGACCAACCTACGAGATGATATCATGCGCCTGGATGAGGAGG TTCATGTGGTTATAGCAACACCTGGCAGAATCTTGGACTTGATAAAAAAGGGCATAGCCAAAGTGAATAAAGTTCAGATGATGGTCATGGATGAG GCTGATAAGCTACTCTCTCAGGACTTTGTGGTTATTATTGAGGACATCATTAGTTTCCTTTCAAAGAACAGACAGATTCTGCTCTATTCAGCCACATTCCCCATCAGTGTACAGAAGTTCATG GCAAAGCACCTGCAGAAGCCCTATGAGATTAATCTGATGGAGGAACTGACCCTGAAAGGCATCACGCAGTACTATGCTTAcgtcacagaaaaacagaaagtcCACTGCCTCAACACATTGTTCTCCAGG TTGCAGATAAATCAGTCCATCATCTTTTGTAACTCTACTCAGCGAGTGGAGCTCTTGGCCAAGAAGATCACGCAGCTGGGCTGCTCCTGCTTTTACATTCATGCTAAGATGATGCAG GAATACAGAAACCGGGTTTTCCACGACTTCAGAAATGGGCTCTGCAGAAACCTTGTTTGCacag ATTTATTCACTAGAGGCATCGACATCCAGGCAGTAAATGTGGTCATCAACTTTGACTTCCCCAAGAATGCAGAAACATATCTGCATCGCATCGGACGCTCAG GAAGGTTTGGACATCTGGGTTTGGCAATCAATCTCATTACCGCTGAGGATCGTTTTAACCTGAAGACCATTGAGGACCAGCTGATGACCGAGATAACGCCCATTCCCGGGAGCATCGATAAGAGCCTGTATGTGGCAGAGTTTCACTCGGTGAACCCTGACTGTGAGGCAGAGACATCTCACCCTGGAGGAGGCTCTGAAGCACATTAG